GACGTTGAGCTGGTTTGTCCTCCGTCCGGAGATTTTCCAGACGGATTCTCGATCCTTGATTTTAAAATCAGTGAGTCCGGTAAGGAGATCATTAATTGCCCCATGGGGCAGTCTTGTTTAGAGAATAAAATTTCAAAAAAACGTAAGGAAACAAGCTCTTACTTTAACCGGGAAGCATGTGGCAACTGCCCTCACTCGCATGATTGCCCCGTAAAAATCACAAGACGGAAAGCCAAAGTCATCTGGAAGTGGAACAAACCAAGGATCGAGGCACGGCGGCTCATGTTCAAAGATGACGACGAAATCAAATCGCTTTATCGCCAGAGATCCGGTGGCGAAGCCCCGTTCAGCATCGCCAAACGAGTCCTGGGGCTGGAACGTACCCGGCGTCGTGGATTTGCAAAG
The Desulfoplanes formicivorans DNA segment above includes these coding regions:
- a CDS encoding transposase, whose translation is DVELVCPPSGDFPDGFSILDFKISESGKEIINCPMGQSCLENKISKKRKETSSYFNREACGNCPHSHDCPVKITRRKAKVIWKWNKPRIEARRLMFKDDDEIKSLYRQRSGGEAPFSIAKRVLGLERTRRRGFAKNKMVIVLTATALNVLRMHLWVHLPGNLHRFFIILRNFWLNFVHFWQKVIAGNNFVLTS